From a single Nostoc sp. MS1 genomic region:
- a CDS encoding bifunctional serine/threonine-protein kinase/ABC transporter substrate-binding protein, whose product MSYCINPDCSQRRNPDNCAVCQQCQTPLILQNRYRIRCPLQADPGIYTEVFEVEDLVNQNQPKVLKSLIQVSPELERLFEQEASILTTLRHPGLPVGEVIFPLVLNTGCQLRCFVMEKIPGENLQNWLDENQYVTSYKTALDWLKQITNILQFVHKQKFFHRDIKPGNIMLRPDGRLVLIDFGTARQLTQTIVNGNPVTVIQSIGYTATEQLNGHAVVQSDFYALGRTLIYLLTGINPAQAHQENLRNWPRYIQDKTTPKRLILLIQAMTAFRPQHRPQTAQAILNQIAQIEEPIYVKWQKLFLTITSIVFLLWAGQQIYQEISTARTCDQILNDHLSCGEESLIPSNYWGDGKPPEKKELGIEQYRQQNFTEAVRLFEEAFRREADVETLIYLNNAKIGKQFSANKIYTIAVAVPLERRTAIGIEILRGVAQAQTQALQKGQPLRIIIADDSNREDSRSGNNARKIAQHLVNYCDLLAVLGHYSSEATKQALPIYRQAKIVAISATSTSHNLQNPWFFRTVPSDRITAQKIVSYIFSELNQRQAAIFYSQSSEYAESLASALREAAKLSQGKIINHQSSFNLASDRFDAETAINQAKTQGSTAIVLIPDAGVGLYNAIPNALEVMQSNVNQSWIVAGDSLYSSSLLQPEQVLSPQVIKYTAWAIPWHSINDPNSVFVKQAQSLWKIDIQTFSSNLEITWRTATSYDAALVLSQALSLKPTRLGIQQALSQIQVTGATGVIRFQGSDRLSGQITMVTVQRDCHSDSFVFMPSFRATNVCKSGTSKSG is encoded by the coding sequence ATGTCGTACTGCATAAATCCTGATTGTTCACAACGAAGAAATCCTGATAATTGTGCGGTATGTCAACAATGTCAAACACCGCTTATATTACAGAATCGCTACAGAATTAGATGTCCTTTACAAGCTGATCCAGGTATTTATACAGAAGTATTTGAAGTTGAAGATTTAGTTAACCAAAACCAGCCTAAAGTTCTCAAGTCTCTCATACAAGTTTCGCCGGAGCTAGAGCGACTATTTGAGCAAGAAGCATCAATCTTGACAACTTTACGACACCCTGGTTTACCTGTGGGGGAAGTCATATTTCCGCTAGTTTTAAATACAGGTTGTCAATTACGCTGTTTTGTCATGGAGAAAATACCAGGAGAAAATTTACAGAATTGGTTAGATGAAAATCAATATGTAACATCTTATAAAACAGCATTAGATTGGCTCAAGCAGATAACTAATATTCTGCAATTTGTCCATAAGCAGAAGTTTTTCCACCGGGATATTAAGCCAGGAAATATTATGCTGCGTCCTGATGGCAGACTAGTGTTAATTGATTTTGGTACTGCTAGGCAGTTGACCCAAACTATTGTTAACGGCAATCCAGTTACAGTTATTCAATCAATTGGTTATACTGCTACTGAACAACTTAATGGTCACGCTGTTGTCCAATCAGATTTTTATGCGTTGGGTCGGACTTTGATTTATTTGTTAACAGGGATTAACCCAGCACAGGCTCACCAAGAAAATTTACGCAATTGGCCTAGATATATCCAAGATAAAACAACACCCAAAAGACTAATTTTGCTAATTCAGGCGATGACTGCTTTTCGCCCACAGCACCGTCCACAAACTGCTCAAGCCATTCTCAATCAAATCGCTCAGATTGAGGAGCCTATCTATGTTAAATGGCAAAAATTATTCCTAACAATAACTTCTATTGTATTCCTCCTTTGGGCTGGACAACAGATATACCAAGAAATCTCTACAGCTAGGACTTGTGACCAAATACTCAACGATCATCTCAGTTGTGGAGAAGAAAGCTTAATTCCTAGCAATTATTGGGGAGATGGCAAGCCGCCAGAAAAGAAGGAATTAGGAATTGAACAGTATCGCCAGCAAAATTTTACGGAGGCTGTGCGTTTATTTGAAGAAGCTTTTCGTCGGGAAGCAGATGTAGAAACTTTAATTTATTTGAATAATGCCAAAATTGGCAAACAATTCTCAGCAAATAAAATTTATACAATTGCTGTTGCAGTTCCTTTAGAACGCCGTACTGCTATAGGTATAGAAATACTCAGGGGTGTCGCTCAAGCTCAAACTCAGGCATTGCAAAAAGGTCAGCCCTTACGAATTATTATTGCTGATGATAGTAATCGGGAAGATAGTAGAAGCGGCAATAATGCCCGCAAAATTGCCCAGCATTTAGTCAATTATTGTGATTTATTAGCTGTTTTAGGTCACTACAGTAGCGAAGCAACTAAACAAGCCTTACCAATTTATCGTCAAGCAAAAATAGTGGCAATTTCTGCTACTAGCACTTCTCATAATCTCCAAAATCCTTGGTTTTTTCGTACTGTTCCTAGCGATCGCATTACTGCTCAAAAGATAGTATCTTACATTTTTTCTGAATTAAACCAACGTCAAGCAGCTATTTTTTACAGTCAAAGCAGTGAGTATGCCGAATCTTTAGCAAGTGCGCTTCGAGAAGCAGCCAAATTATCTCAGGGTAAGATAATTAACCATCAAAGCAGCTTTAATCTGGCTAGCGATCGCTTTGATGCCGAGACAGCAATTAATCAAGCCAAAACTCAAGGCTCAACGGCAATTGTGTTGATTCCTGATGCGGGAGTGGGATTGTATAATGCTATTCCTAATGCCTTGGAAGTCATGCAATCAAATGTCAACCAAAGTTGGATTGTAGCAGGTGATAGTCTCTACAGTTCTAGTTTACTCCAGCCAGAACAAGTTCTTTCCCCACAAGTTATTAAATATACAGCATGGGCTATTCCTTGGCATTCAATAAATGATCCTAATTCAGTCTTTGTTAAGCAAGCTCAAAGTCTTTGGAAAATCGATATACAGACATTCTCTAGTAACTTAGAAATTACTTGGCGAACTGCTACCAGCTATGATGCAGCACTAGTTTTAAGTCAAGCTTTAAGTCTGAAACCCACAAGGCTGGGTATTCAGCAAGCACTTAGCCAAATTCAAGTTACGGGTGCAACGGGAGTAATTCGATTTCAAGGAAGCGATCGCCTCAGTGGGCAAATTACAATGGTTACAGTACAGCGTGATTGTCATTCCGATAGTTTTGTATTTATGCCAAGCTTTCGTGCTACCAATGTCTGCAAATCTGGTACTTCTAAATCGGGTTGA